The Acidobacteriota bacterium genome window below encodes:
- a CDS encoding prepilin-type N-terminal cleavage/methylation domain-containing protein — protein sequence MRKQKGFSLIELLIVVAIILIIAAIAIPNLLSARKSANESSAVGSLRTINTGEVSFQGKHNAYTCTLGNMGPLPGDAYL from the coding sequence ATGCGGAAACAGAAGGGCTTCTCGCTTATCGAACTGCTGATCGTGGTGGCGATCATTCTGATCATCGCCGCGATCGCGATCCCCAACTTGCTCAGCGCCCGTAAGTCGGCGAACGAGAGCTCGGCTGTGGGTTCGCTCCGCACCATCAACACCGGCGAAGTCAGCTTCCAGGGCAAGCACAACGCTTATACCTGCACGCTGGGCAACATGGGTCCGCTGCCGGGCGACGCTTACCTT